A stretch of the Notamacropus eugenii isolate mMacEug1 chromosome 2, mMacEug1.pri_v2, whole genome shotgun sequence genome encodes the following:
- the OR13G1 gene encoding olfactory receptor 13G1, which yields MNHSTVTEFVVVGLSGKPELQGIFFIIFLFLYLVAFLGNLMIVIAIIYNTTLHSPMYLFLLALGVVDIVCTSAIIPKMLENMLVLDKTISYEGCMSQLFFFTWSLGAEMVLFTAMAYDRYVAICFPLHYSTIMNRNMCMTLLCIVMAIAVANSWVHTGLILRLTFCGPNTIDHFFCEIPPLLALSCSPVRTNEVMVFVADIALAMGDFILTCISYGFIIVAILRIRTIEGKRKAFSTCSSHLLVVSLYYSPVIYTYICPASTYSFERDKVVAALYTLVTPTLNPLVYSFRNKEVQGGIKRVFSFLKCH from the coding sequence ATGAATCACAGCACCGTTACTGAGTTTGTGGTGGTGGGGCTTTCTGGGAAGCCTGAACTCCAAGGaatcttcttcatcatcttcctctttctctaccTAGTGGCCTTCCTGGGCAATCTGATGATTGTTATTGCCATCATTTATAATACCACCCTTCATTCTCCTATGTATCTTTTCCTGTTGGCACTGGGTGTGGTGGACATTGTCTGCACCTCTGCCATCATCCCAAAGATGCTAGAAAACATGCTGGTATTGGATAAGACCATTTCTTATGAGGGTTGTATGTCCcagcttttctttttcacttggtCCCTGGGAGCTGAGATGGTTCTTTTCACTGCCATGGCCTATGACCGCTATGTGGCTATCTGTTTCCCCTTGCACTATAGCACCATTATGAATCGCAATATGTGCATGACACTTCTATGCATTGTCATGGCCATAGCTGTTGCCAATTCTTGGGTACATACAGGCCTCATTCTCAGGCTGACTTTTTGTGGGCCCAACACAATTGACCATTTCTTCTGTGAGATCCCCCCATTGCTTGCACTGTCCTGTAGCCCTGTGAGGACAAATGAAGTGATGGTATTTGTGGCTGACATTGCCCTAGCCATGGGAGACTTCATCCTCACCTGCATCTCCTATGGCTTCATCATTGTTGCCATCCTTCGCATTCGTACCATAGAAGGCAAGAGGAAGGCCTTCTCTACGTGTTCTTCCCATCTCTTGGTGGTGTCTCTCTACTATTCTCCTGTCATCTACACTTATATCTGCCCAGCTTCCACTTATAGCTTTGAAAGGGACAAGGTGGTGGCTGCACTGTACACTCTGGTGACTCCTACTCTGAACCCACTTGTCTATAGTTTCCGGAACAAGGAGGTCCAAGGAGGGATCAAGAGAGTGTTTTCATTTCTGAAATGTCATTAA